The genomic stretch ACggacgcgtgtgtgtttgtgtgcagccgCACCAACACTCACTGACACTTTTCTAGGCATGACTAAGACGAGGAGTAAACTGTCGGGAAAAAAGACAGCTCGTGCTCTCAGAGATCAGATTAACCACAACAGAGTAGTGAAAGACAAGAACGCAACCATGACTGAAGTCTAtctgggaggtgggggggagggggggggtttatGGGATGCAGTGAGTATTCTTGTGGTTATCCTCATGTAGGGGGGGGAAAGGAGGCAAATCTGCGATGTGTGTAAGCTTCTTACAGCGTGTATTATAATCGTGCGGGGGTGGCGGTGATTGACAGGCCGTGATGAAATGCCTCCCATTACCATCTGCCCactgactctttcaaccaacagCTCTCCGAATCAATCAGATTTGGGGCGGATGGGAATGTTGaggcagcaggaaaacatgACTCGCTTCCCTGGTTTAACATGAGCCTGGACGGACAGATTGATCTACAATATAAAAAGTCTTTAAATGAAATTCATGCAGTGTCAACTTAAACCCCACAGGCTGGAAATGTTTCCTTGGAAAAGCTGACTGGTGGactgctgtgcccccccccccccacacacacacacacacccgttgCCGAGCTGTCGTGCGGAGGGACAAGCTCATTAGCTCAGGTCATTAGCAACACATTCTTCGAATGGCTTTCAATGGATTAAAGAATCTAAGCTTTTCATCCACGTTCTTTTGGTGAGAGACTCCCTGAATCGGTCAAAAGTCCACTCTCACTACAACTCTGTCCTTCCTTCACCCCTGGACGGAGCGAAGACAGGAGCGAAGGGCGAACATCACACAGTCGCTGCAGGACCGATGGGAGCGATCGACCACGGCGTGGACGGGCGGCGGGAAGCTGCACAGCTATTTTACGCTGTTAATGCATGTTTATTTATGCTGTTTGCTTGCCAACATCTTTTAAACATGCTTTAGTTTAACATTTCCTAAAAGGAACAGGCCTCCACCCCGCTGACCTTTCTGACCTTTTGACTGGTTCTAAACTACCCTTCCTGCCAACTGTGTACATTAAAACAATGTCAGTTGATTAGAAATACTTTGTTCAAGaaaactatttattttaaaattccacTCTGATTACAGAGCCTGTCATAGCACCAAAACAGCTCTTTTAATGGGGTTCTAAATAACTTTTTATGTTTCATGCATCTGAAAAGAATTGGCAAAGATTATATTTTATAATATATGtaattatatacatatataagcagcaacaataataacaataagtgaaatgaataaaataagtTTACTTTTATTCATGTTAGTCTTTGTGACCACAAGGCGGCAGTATTTATCTGTTTTAAATCACTGCGCTATAAAAGTGAAAATCAATCTATATTTTGCTGTTTATGCTAAAACAAATATCACAAAATtatgatgaaataaataaaaataaaataaataaaggatgcACAATAAATCTTCAGCCACCTAAAGGAAATTATGAAAACTAAAGAACAAAGCAACCagccacctcttcctcctctactCTTCATGTCCGTGTTCTCTCCCTCAGTCTGTCTTTCagccacattttcatttttaaaaaatattttcctgcTACACCTAAATATGCAAgatttcaaacaacaaaaaaaccctgcagTAAACGCTTTGCTTAAGAAATTGTATATTTTTGCATCATTCAGTGGAGGTTTTGGACCCTTGAccctgcaagtgtgtgtgtgtgtgtgtgtgtgtgtgtgtgtgtgtgtgtgtgtgtgtgtgtgtgtgtgttgtgtgtgtgtgtgtgtgtgcgtgtgtgtgtgtgtgtgtgtgtgtggttggttgAGTAAATAAAACTTCCGTAATCACACCTTTTTCACTTAAGTAAACAGGATTAAATGAATTCTTTTGGGAAATGCCAGTCCCCTTTTAATTTTGATTTGgtacacagaaaaacacacttccCATTGTGTTACTTTATCTGAGCAGCTGATACACCCAATACCCCATTTCCTAATACCGTaagtactctctctctctcactctctctctctaacaggtctttattaaaaaaaaaaaaaaaagatttcaataCAAGGAAGGGAGTGGGACTGTTCCTACCGGACTATACTGTAATGTATGTGTGAGCTCACCGagtgctttctctctctctcacacacacacacacacacacacacacacacacacacaaagacacagacacacacacaaacacacacacaaacacacgtgtgcCAACATTTAGCCCTGTCTTCAGTCGACCTGACTTCTTATTCCAGACTAAAGCTGAAGAAACCATTGTTCACTATTGATTCTTagagacaaacaaacagaaatgtaatgcacaaataaaagacacaacCTTGGTAAAAAATATCAACAAGCAGTGAGAGACCACAAAACCATTGTTATTGAGGATGAGAAGGAAAGGCCGCAGCTTGAGAAGGAATGGGGCACCGGTCAACTTCACCGGTAGACGACAATATTTAACTCCCTGTTCTTGTGCTCAGGAGATTCTTCCAGATGAGGAAAGGACACCTAACAGCCCAACATGTCAACAGAACCATCAGGAGAATGTAATTTGGAGTTGTATGGCTAATATTGCATAGATAAAATACCCCAGTGTTTATCAATAAAGCTGAAACAAGTCATGAAATGGAGCCCTAAAGAAGGATCGGGGGCCCACATTCACTGACAAAGAAGAGCCGTGTGAAGCAgagtagaggtgtgtgtggagtgggCCACATTCTCCAAGGCAAGGCTGGTCCCACAGTTGCTACAGCCGTCTTCAAGTCTGTGAAGTTAAAGTTTGCTAcagtgcaggaccagaggacaGAAGAAGGGATAGAAGACCTCACCCTGAGGAGCTCCGTTCCTTTGGCGATCAGTACCCAGACCCAGGGGACTTGCAGAGAAGAGAGGCGCCTGTATGTGCTGGTGGACTTCATGGAGCCATTGATGGCTAATGCCAGCAGTGTTGGGTCTGAGAGTGCTTAAGGAGCACAATGGAACTGAGTTCCATAATATCCAAGTGGGCCAGAGGCACCAGCACGATGGGGTTGGATCTGCAGTAGGGTGGAAGATGGAGCCAATGTTCTATCACCCCCTTCCCTTTGTCTAcaaggagggggggcgggggttaatgaaataaaatcaacaacTTATCGGGTTATTAATGACAGTTTTGCCGTTTCCTTCTGTTGTTATTAGTGGttagtagaagaagaagcagcagcaccaatTATAGTATAGTATAACACATAAACTCCATCATATCAGATACGTTAGTAATACATAACATCCAGTACACTTTATTTTACATAAGGTACATGATACAAAAATATTGATCACACTGTaatttcagaggaaaaaagacagaaattgCAGCGAATGataaaataacttttaataaaTTATGTAATCAATATCTGACATAAAGAATACTGCCATAATTCGCATATTTTAAAAGACAGTGGTTTACGAATGTTCCgtctttttctctccttgtcCTGCACCAGTTCTTCTCAGAACTCTTCCACCGTTTCTGGGTTTAGGCGGGAATCTCCTCCATTAAACTGCTGTTGTCTCATCACTTTCCCGATGGTTCGATCATCAGGATTCACACCTTAGCTGCCAGTTCAGCTGATGAGGATACGCAGAATCAGCAGGTCTCCAAACGAGAGTCGGTAACGTCTACTTGTTGTGGTTTCTATGACTTCGTTGTGATGTTCTCAGAGAAGCCCCTGCTGATGCTCAGTCGATCCTTCTCCAATGGGACGGCACGCAGCGGCACACTTCCTCGCTGAAGGAGAAACCAGGGTCACACCTTTGCCTCCTCGCATCACAGGGAGGCCTGAGACAACTGGAACAGAGGAGACAAATCAAATGCCATTAAAGAGGAGTAACACCACGTTACTCTCTATATGCAGATGATATTTTGCTTTATATAACAAACTTGTCTAGGATTACAGCTCTGCCTTTCCTATGATTCTGCCTGTCAGGACCAGGAGAACCTACATCCAGACATGACTGGGACCTGGACTTCCTGTCAGACAGACCACAGATGTGGTGTTTGACCCTTTTGTTCATGCATCTGGCATCATTTGTTCCATTCTATTGTCAAATATTGCTAGCTTCAAGGCTCATATCAGAATAACTGACAGCCTGCTTATCTGAATTAAAGGTAACAATCAAATTTCATGATGTTTTATAGGGATGATTTGCCGTTGGTAGACCACAGAATATTTATCTACGATGAAAGCAAAGGCACATAAGTGCCCGATCCCAGACACACCAGTCCTGCTGCGACATTACACTCATAAATCACTTGAAACAAGGGGTCACAACTAGACAGGGTAGATggatttgtgtatgtgtgtgaactTCCTCCACTGTGGGAAGAGGAAATGGTTAAGTGACAGCCAGACAAAGTCATTAGTACAATGAGATCTTATATTACACACCAGTTCCCTGCTATTGCCACTTACTACTCACAGACAAGAACTTCACCTAAAATGTGTgggcgtgcgtgcacgtgtgtgtgtgtgtgtgtgtgtgtgtgtgtgtgacactttAGCTGAAAATGATGTAATTAAATGGAACCAAAGGTAAAATATAACCATAGAACCATATGTGGAAGATAAAAATTCAATCGTTACCTGCAAGTAGCCCGGTGAAACCTTTTTCCTTTCAGGAAGCACTTCTTTGGTGACTCGTTACACTCACAAGAACATTTGGTTTTATTGAGCGGCTGGTGCCTCGGGCATGTTCTGGTGCACATGCACTGACAGCTCTCCTTGTTGAAGACATGGTTTGGCGGGCAGGAGGAACCGGGCAGCGTGTTGCAAACGCACTGGCAGGTATTCAGGtcgaggtggtggtgggggccgCAGTTGTTAGTCGGAACGTTGCGCTGACACACGCACTGACAGGTTTCCATATCGAATTCTTTATCTGGGCCACATACATCTGTAGAGAACACGTCTGGAGAGAAGGAAGGGCAACTGTGAGGTCTGGAATAGAGTCATTCGGTGACTCAGGTAGGAAGAAGAATAGAAGAATACCAGTTTAAGGGGGCAGATCCTACCCTGTTACTGAAATCCACAGAGGGTCATTAGGTTTGCTCAGCAACATTTCAGTCTCAGTTAATTAGGCATTCTAACACACTAGATTTAAGCAAAAAAATAATTGGATAAGATACAAAAGAAGGgctaaagaaaataaacacagcagttGTGTTGGTAAAATAAAGTGGAGGGATCACATCAAAGTAGGGCTAAATTTATCTGATATTTGTTGCAtattttagcaacatttagcaTAGCCACGCCCTCACATTAACAGGCTATGCTGCAAATAACACTGGCAGTAGGAAGAGGTAACTCATGATAGTGCTGTATGTGTCACTGAAGCCAGGCTACAGCGGCCTAGCACAATCGCCATTCCTCAAGAAACCTGTCTCAACCTCTGCTAGACTTGTCATCGGTAGACGGGCTGGCTTGCAGGCTCGTCATGCATCATCCATACCTTCCCAGACACACATATTGAGAAAGTTGGGAATTTTTCTGACAGGCGAGTGAGTCGATGTCCTTAGAAAAGGGTTGAAATGGAGACGAAGGGTAGCTGAAGTGGCCCATTATTGGCCCATTTACAGTAGCTTGTGTGCTACTGTGAAGGTATACCTATAAATATATCTCTGCTAATACCTTGGTGCTGTTGGGGTCTCGTTGAAGTTAGAGGTGGAGACGAGGGGCTGTGTCGTACATTAGTAGTCGTGCTGACGCATCGACATTGCCGACTGTTCCATGTCTCACCAGGAGGGCAGCTGCTGTTAGCCATCGAACACCTTCAACAGAGAAAAACCAGAGTGGTCAAGGAAGAAGGATGGAAGAAGGATGCAtctttcagttcttttttttattaaattgcaAGCAATGCACTTTATGAAAGGATGACGGCATGGCCATAAGGTACAGCACTCTCCTGGTAGGGTAAGCCTGGTTCAATCCCCAGGTCCTGGCCTGTGTAGATGCTATATTCTACTCACGCTCACCaagtgtgcgagtgtgtgtgtgtgcatcataATGAGTAAGATATTCTCTGCCACCATTGTATGACAGAGTGTAGGCAGGTAAAAAACGGAGCCATAAACGATGTCCAGAAAAACTAtagcctcacagcaagaaggctgGGCTCCATCCCCAGTTACAACAGCCCTTTCTATGTCGGGTTAATATGCTGCTCTTTGTGGGTTTCCTCTGGGGGCTGCGGTTTCCCCCACCACCAAGAGTCCAGGTTGGGTTGATCAACAGTGGCAGCTCAGACTGACCCTACGCCTGGCCTCGGAATTTACTGCCATGATGACAAATATGGAATGTTCTAGATACGATGCATCAAATGTCTGGAAATCCTTTGATGACTGAGTTTTGTCAGTGTCCTTGTCCTGCACCTCTGTGTCCTAACCCTAATTGATCCTAATTACcctcatgtgtctcacctgccTGTAAGTGTCTCCTTGTGTATTTAAACCTGCTTCGTCTTCCCTCCTCTGCTTGACTGTTGTGTCAAGCGCGTGTCTGTGCTTGTTGGTCCCGTTTGAATGACATCAGTTTGGTTTATTTGAGTTGTTGACCTGATTCCCAGTCGGCTCATCCGGTTGAGTCCCGTAAGACATTAGATTTGCTTAGGGATTCATTCCCTTTCCATTGTTAGACATTGTAAATAAAGCACAACGTTATTTCCTTTCTTCGGTTGAATATGGTTGTCACATTTCCTTGTTCCTTGTTCCGTGTTCCTTGTTCCTTCTACTGAGTTTAATATAGTTACTTCATTCACTCACACCTGCAAATTATGGCAGCCAGTATTAATAATAATACTCTGGCTTACACAATGGATCAATGAGAGGCCAAGCTCAAATCCTTGGAAAAGAGACTTAATTGGATCGACAGGATCACAGCCAAGTCCTTGAAAAGGAAGTGAGGGCAAAATTTACCCATCAATAAATGGACAAATTTGATATCAAAGTTCAACATTTACATGCTGTCGACCTGATCCCCATTTGGGCGCCACTGCTTGCGCTGCCTGACTGTTTGGCTTTTGCTGACTAAttcctttttgctttttttcacGTGGATCCAAAAGCTAAAAAATCAACATCAACTAGTATTCTTGCATCCCTTAAAAAGatgcgagtgtgtgagagagagaaacaagagGATGAAGAGTGTGTTAAGGTTCCATTGAATAAAGGATGTAGTAAAGCAGTACAGGTGCTTACTGGGGAAGGGCTCTCCTGATGATGCTGTGAACTTGTTTGTAGATGTCTAGTTTGGAAAGGCAGCTGCACTGGGTGTGGTTGGCCACACTGATGGTTACTGGCTTGGTCCCTTGTGTAATCGGCACTGTAATCTCAAAAAGCTGAAGGGAAAGCAAAATACAAGCGTTAATGAGAAGCAGCATCCTAAAAAATTAGGGGAATTTTCAAGCACAATGCAAATGCAGTGACcacttttttttcaattttgctgGATGAATTAGCTGTGAATGGCCAGTTGCGCGATAATTATGGCATTTGTAGGATAAATTCACCCGATTTTAGATCAATACTTCCAAATTTCCCTAAATGTACGATAATCTGAGAAGGCTACATtaactcattcattcattaaaccCAATCAGGACACAATTATTCCaataacaaatgtatttatactTGGTTTggatatggatttttttttgggaggggggacACAGCTTCATTTGAACCAGAATACAACACATTTGTTAgtgtaaaacaacaataatgtgATTCTGGGCCACAGAAAAGCCTTTGGTTTCCTCCACAAACCAAACACTTGATTATATTAGCTTATAAATATGTGTACTAAGAGCAGCAGCATAACCAGTAGATCCTGACAGCTGTGTAGTTTTGTTAGCAACTTTAATCACACTAGCTGGATTCCCCACATTCCTGTTGGATGTAGATTGTGAAACCAGGggtaaaaaatacacacacactagatTTGCTCCTTGCTGACACCTCAAAGGCATTCAAAGCTGTCCCCACCCCCGACTTAGAGACTCTGACCACATATCCATCATGCCAACACCACTCTAAAACACCCTACAGGGTGAGTAAAAACAGATAAGGGTGTGACTGGCTggaccatttttttaaaaatggtgaaatgCTGCAGCGGCTCAAGTGGGGACGCCACAGCTACCGCTCCCACTCCATTCTTTCACACCTAAATAAAGACGCCACTGATGCCAGGAGCTTGGCAAACGTCGATTGTCTTCATTGTTCAGTGCTGAAACTGCCTCTGCTTGGCCTCAACCCTGCTATGTGCTGGGGGAGCTTGGATTTCCTGAGTTCATCAGCAAAAGCGATGAAACCACGTACAGGGAGGAGGTCTAACAATGTTGAGGGAAAACAACCCCGGTGTGCCTCAGGTTAAGGGGATGATCGTAGACTTCAGCCTCTGCGCACACTTGTCAGCTCCTCCCCGGTGGAGAGAGTGGGGAACGGCCACAGACAGTCACACATTATCGCCTGCTCCATGAACACCTCTGGGATATGAGAAACATTCTCAGTACCAGCATCATGAGGAAAATGAAGTGACAACAACCCCCCCGATAACATTCTAAAGGTGAATGGGtggtgagaggagcagagaggatcATGGGGGTTGACTTCTGTCCAAGACCTTTATCAGAGTGCCTTTCTTCCACAGGGCACAGGACATCAGCTAAGACCTCTCACACCCCCTCCATAATCTGTTTCTGATCCTGCCTGAGGAATGAAACCCAAAACAATGGGTTTCCTAAACAGCTTCCTCCTACAGACAGACTGCTGAATACCTGAATTAACTGACTCTGAATCTCTTTGGATTGTAATTTCTAGGTAGAGACAGACTTTTAGCTCTTTAAATAAAGTTCCAATGATACTTTTGTTCCCATGCGTCCCTTTGAATCTTGTTTTCTCCGGCATAAGACTGTTGGTTTTCACTTAAAAGTACAATCTTCTCTCTCTGTACATGGTAAATGTTGTTTcggtgtttttttgttgtcgTTGCCGAGGCATTAATCTGGCCCCTGGCTCATAATTCCTTTTGGATCTCttgatttgtttcatttgtAGAAAAATATATGAACACTCGTTGTGTCTTTTGGGTAATTGTAGAGTAAGCATTGTATATCTGCACTAAATGTATTCACTCTTGGATAATAGACACTGGATAAAACTGACCTGAAGTAAAATGTATGCATGAAATGTACTATAAAGCACCCTATATTGGCCCATATTACATTTCACAGGTTTCTGCCAAGTAGGTTTCAAGAATGTTCACGTTTACAAAATTGCTGCACTTTACACCACTGttctattatttatttatttaagtcaaAATATTAACACACGTTTGTCCTTTTAGAATTTAACATGAAGCGTCAAATGGCGCGAAACAATGAGTGAGAGTGGCCCTGAAAGGACAAAAGGAGATTGGTTTGGGCTTTCACACGGTGCCGACAAAGATACATCCCCTTACGCAACGCCATTGTAAagacctgaaaaaagaaatgctgagaGCCGCTTCAGTCTTTTAATCCCACAGTTGAACGGATTGAATAGGAAATAATTAGTCTCAATGACTCAAATTCAGACTGTAAGATGACTTCAATACTGTGTCTCTCCCTTCTCCTAATTAGGTTGTAATAAAAGGAGCCTTCAGTTTCTGACCTTATGAGTGCTTACCGcactcacaaaacacacacacacacgcacgcacacacagctcacGAGTCTCTCGTAAGGaattccacaaaaaaaaaaaaaacactacatCTTGTTTCAATAAACAGAGGAGGTTCTGTAATTCATGAAAGGTTAAATAAGACTGACACGATGAAAATCAAAGCACTAAATCTGTGTGAAAAGGTCTCAGTCACGCTTGCACGTCTGAATTTCTGCTCCTGTCCTCTGAAGCTCTTTCAAGATTGGTTGGAGAGGCTGGGAGAACCCAAAAACCCTTCTGCCCTGACCTGTCACCCTGTATTTCTCATGCATGGATACATAAAACCAAGATGCTTATATAATGCCGATAAAGACTTAATTTTGGATTTCCCACACACCCACTTACGGTTTTGCTGAGGTATCCTGTGGAGATATTTCTGCATTGTTTGTCCTCAGAGTGGCAGCATCCTCCACATCTGTAGACGGACACACATGGTGGTTTATAGAATATGTTGGTGGGAGCCCCAAACTCCCTGCCCACGTCGACACACACTTCCCTGGGAACGCATTGTGTCTTCCTCCATTCCGACTCTATGCCTGCGTAAAACAAGCAGGAAGTCAAACGTCACAGCCGTCAAACGCTGCAGCTGTGCACACAGATGACGTCGCGCAAATCCGAGGCACAAGTGACAACATGGTGTGGACAGGTGGACGATGTGGACAGGTGGGCGTCGTCCAATCGCTTCGCTGGGAGCAGAGAGGCTACCTGCTAACTGGCGGAGATCACTGGCCACACACGTTCATGAATCAGAGGCACATCTTCCAGAATAATCTGGGGTTTGTTCACTTTTGGAGATTAAAACGCTTCTTCTGACCTATGCAGTCCTGGGGGACCAAACATATCTGGGCTACTTATTCCTAATAAAGGTCACAGGGGTCGCCACTTGGAAGAACCCCCTAGTCCATTATGAGGCACACACCAGTCACTCACACAGAATCAAACCATGGCTGCTTGGTTCAAGGGAAATCTGACATCAAATGTCGTACTTTTCAGGACATCCAAGTTGAGGTAGACGGCAGAAAAGACTGGATCCTCCGTGGAAGCTGGTGGCTGCTGCCGTTCAGCGAAGCGGGATCTGGATGATGCAGCAACTGAGGAGAGTTTGGAGTTGCACTTCAGAGTGGCCCAGTAGGAAGGATAGATGAGGGTCATCAGCTCATCAACGCTGGAGGCGGAACGCAACCTCTGCTCCATGTCTGGCCTTGGAAGAGAGTCCTTAAAGAGAAGAGAAGCGTTGAGAGAGAATCCTTTCTCACCTTCTCACCTTCTCTGTGCAGGTACCACAAGAAGCAACCCTAATGGATCAGCATGGTGGAATTTaagcatccacacacacacacacacacacaccacattgaCTATATACACACAAGCACATTCTGGTTGTTATGCTAATGTTACCATCAATTGTATTGTTTCATTGTTGATGAATTTCAGTGCTGAAATCCTTATTTTGAGATCTCCGAAAGATCACTTTGAAATAACAAGTTCTTAATCGGTTGGCAGAGCGATATAAAGTGTAATGCAGTAGGAGAGTGAAATAACACTGGAGTCTTCATGAGCCGAACCAGTAAACAGACATTtctatattttttgtttgtttgttttttggggaaGGGggttgttgatttttttttcctctttttgcctGTGTGCTCAGACAATTGACTGAATTCTTCTTGTCTGACAGATTTATGGCTGAGCCCTTTGAATGttatctcacttcctgtcctgcccgGCTCACTGATAAATGTCAAAATCCACACAATCAATCAAATCCGAACAATATAAATGTTTGCTGGAAAAACTCAgatctctctccctcacacacactcacaaacataCGGACATCcctgtacttctatctttgtgaggacttttgtAGACATCACCAAGCTCCTTacccaaacccaaaccatcACAGCTAACTTCCTGACCCTAAACTAAACCCAATACTATCCTCGACCCTTGACCTTACAACCAGGTCTTACAAACAGGCCTTTGATATTGTGTTCACCTACAAAAAAAAGGTGCTTACttcccactttgctagtagattTTGATACTCTACTAATATGTAGAAATTacagcgacacacacacttgactctGCTGGCTGTTTCAAAAATGTCTGTTTGCTTCAAACAAAGCCTTTCCATTCAAGAAACTGGACACAGACACTACTCATAGAAATAAAGAGGAACATCACACAACCCAGaccttaaaaatgtaaaattttccAGTTGAAAATCTTCAATGATTACACTGTGTTATTGAATGACGTAAGAAATCATGCAAAAGACATTCAGTGGAAAGATAAATAAGATCACATTCGGACTCAACAGCAGCTGGACAACTCAAAATGCGACTCGGGGGGGGTGAGCCCCATCTGTCTGCGTGAGCTCCCTACAATTGGGACATGATCCTGATAAAATGACAGCTGGTCTCCTGGAGAGGCTTCTCCC from Takifugu flavidus isolate HTHZ2018 chromosome 6, ASM371156v2, whole genome shotgun sequence encodes the following:
- the vegfc gene encoding vascular endothelial growth factor C isoform X1 yields the protein MHLLGICVLLVFLLFTNLASDFSRSDDYYYDYSYEQERTDEPVRDSLPRPDMEQRLRSASSVDELMTLIYPSYWATLKCNSKLSSVAASSRSRFAERQQPPASTEDPVFSAVYLNLDVLKSIESEWRKTQCVPREVCVDVGREFGAPTNIFYKPPCVSVYRCGGCCHSEDKQCRNISTGYLSKTLFEITVPITQGTKPVTISVANHTQCSCLSKLDIYKQVHSIIRRALPQCSMANSSCPPGETWNSRQCRCVSTTTNVRHSPSSPPLTSTRPQQHQDVFSTDVCGPDKEFDMETCQCVCQRNVPTNNCGPHHHLDLNTCQCVCNTLPGSSCPPNHVFNKESCQCMCTRTCPRHQPLNKTKCSCECNESPKKCFLKGKRFHRATCSCLRPPCDARRQRCDPGFSFSEEVCRCVPSHWRRID
- the vegfc gene encoding vascular endothelial growth factor C isoform X2 — its product is MHLLGICVLLVFLLFTNLASDFSRSDDYYYDYSYEQERTDEPVRDSLPRPDMEQRLRSASSVDELMTLIYPSYWATLKCNSKLSSVAASSRSRFAERQQPPASTEDPVFSAVYLNLDVLKSIESEWRKTQCVPRCGGCCHSEDKQCRNISTGYLSKTLFEITVPITQGTKPVTISVANHTQCSCLSKLDIYKQVHSIIRRALPQCSMANSSCPPGETWNSRQCRCVSTTTNVRHSPSSPPLTSTRPQQHQDVFSTDVCGPDKEFDMETCQCVCQRNVPTNNCGPHHHLDLNTCQCVCNTLPGSSCPPNHVFNKESCQCMCTRTCPRHQPLNKTKCSCECNESPKKCFLKGKRFHRATCSCLRPPCDARRQRCDPGFSFSEEVCRCVPSHWRRID